From Cognatishimia activa, one genomic window encodes:
- a CDS encoding helix-turn-helix transcriptional regulator produces MASEARNRPEFVVLSFFAFIQIAGCVLFSWLARAPLDPNDPHYWVNAFNHFISVSMIAVILYMWVSPLKRNIGSVSKKLEKSRQKNLEIAHVLRGHINWQFETWSLTSSERDVALLSLKGLKISEIAEYRNSREGTIKAHLNAIFRKANVSSRTELLATCLESFIELGSLSENEKSTTHQDQSVIRKLIKQPI; encoded by the coding sequence ATGGCATCCGAAGCACGCAATCGCCCTGAGTTTGTGGTTTTGTCCTTTTTTGCTTTTATCCAAATCGCAGGATGTGTCCTGTTCTCGTGGTTAGCCCGCGCACCGCTTGACCCCAACGATCCCCACTATTGGGTCAACGCGTTCAACCATTTTATCAGCGTTTCAATGATCGCTGTCATTTTGTACATGTGGGTGTCGCCATTGAAGCGAAACATTGGCAGTGTTTCTAAAAAACTTGAGAAAAGTCGCCAAAAAAATTTGGAGATCGCGCATGTTTTGCGCGGTCATATCAACTGGCAATTCGAAACTTGGAGTCTAACATCTTCCGAACGGGACGTCGCCCTATTGTCACTTAAGGGGTTGAAAATCAGCGAAATTGCCGAGTACCGGAACTCGCGTGAGGGCACTATCAAAGCGCATCTCAACGCGATTTTTCGAAAGGCCAATGTATCGTCTCGGACAGAGCTTCTGGCAACTTGTCTGGAAAGCTTTATCGAGTTGGGTAGCCTATCAGAGAATGAAAAATCGACGACGCATCAAGATCAGAGCGTAATACGTAAATTGATCAAGCAACCTATCTGA
- a CDS encoding transglutaminase-like domain-containing protein: protein MAYEDPLLTATPILDFGAASIAQLIDERGWANLSQHEQIGATYDFVREEIAFGYNRADELRASEVLSDGYGQCNTKGILFMALLRGLGIPCRLHGFTIHKALQRGVVPELIYPLAPAEILHSWVEVKTENGWVNLEGFILDSAFLRTLQREFDGAQSLCGYGAGTECLTDPLVEWTGGDTYIQNSGITRDLGTFESPDEFYRRHHQKLGFVRDLLYRHVIRRWMNARVRAIRKGRVSRLPGMQLPNHQHD, encoded by the coding sequence GTGGCATATGAAGATCCCTTGCTGACGGCAACCCCAATCCTGGATTTTGGTGCGGCTTCCATCGCGCAGTTAATTGATGAAAGGGGCTGGGCCAATCTGTCTCAGCACGAACAAATCGGAGCGACCTATGATTTCGTTCGCGAGGAGATCGCATTTGGCTACAATCGCGCCGACGAATTACGCGCTTCGGAAGTACTTTCTGATGGCTACGGCCAGTGCAACACCAAAGGCATACTTTTCATGGCGTTGCTGCGTGGCCTAGGCATTCCTTGCCGGTTGCACGGTTTTACAATCCACAAGGCGTTGCAGCGCGGCGTCGTTCCGGAACTGATTTATCCGCTGGCCCCGGCGGAAATTCTTCACTCGTGGGTCGAAGTTAAAACAGAAAACGGCTGGGTCAACCTCGAGGGTTTCATTCTAGATTCTGCGTTCTTACGGACGCTGCAGCGGGAGTTCGACGGGGCACAGAGTCTATGCGGGTATGGGGCTGGAACGGAGTGCTTGACCGATCCGTTAGTCGAGTGGACCGGCGGTGATACATACATTCAGAATAGCGGCATCACCCGTGATCTTGGAACTTTCGAGTCACCAGATGAATTCTATCGCAGGCACCATCAAAAGCTTGGTTTTGTGCGCGACCTGCTCTATCGTCATGTGATTAGGCGTTGGATGAATGCACGGGTACGCGCCATCCGCAAGGGTAGAGTATCGCGTCTGCCCGGGATGCAATTGCCGAACCATCAACACGATTAA
- a CDS encoding iron-sulfur cluster assembly scaffold protein — translation MFSARIAENFTSPTHGGELADPQIVLENKDPVCGDQIRISIAVDDGSITQARFRAWGCATSLATANILCVWMEGKQLADCVAATPEELAEQLGTLTPEQRHCHEIAVNLVAQLQPESVA, via the coding sequence ATGTTTAGCGCACGTATCGCAGAGAATTTCACTAGTCCGACCCATGGTGGGGAATTGGCCGATCCGCAGATCGTTCTGGAGAATAAGGATCCGGTCTGTGGTGACCAGATCCGCATTTCTATCGCTGTCGATGATGGCTCAATCACCCAGGCCCGGTTTCGGGCCTGGGGCTGCGCAACATCGCTTGCGACGGCAAACATTCTGTGTGTGTGGATGGAGGGCAAGCAACTGGCCGATTGTGTCGCCGCGACACCGGAAGAGTTGGCAGAGCAGTTGGGCACGCTGACGCCTGAGCAGCGCCACTGCCATGAGATTGCCGTTAACCTGGTCGCGCAACTTCAACCAGAGAGCGTCGCATGA